The Hordeum vulgare subsp. vulgare chromosome 7H, MorexV3_pseudomolecules_assembly, whole genome shotgun sequence DNA window atgggttagtacacaaacatgtaatggacaatgcttaccataccatgggatctcttgatccctctcggtacatcttgtacgctttgtgtgttgatcatcttgatttactctttgtctggcgatcttgatcaaccttgtgactctatgaccattctttggataataccttgaataccaccttggtcatcatataaactccttgaacccaacggatggacttcaagaagtgcctatggacaaatcctataaatataactttagACAACCATTAATCCatcgggattgtcatcaattaccaaaaccacatatgaagaaatatgctctaacaacaggCCTGGGAGGGGGCCCTtggtttttttgggggggggggggggcggcggggcggccgccCCGCTCGCCCTGCCCCAGGACCGGGCCTGCATCGTGCAAGATTTTAACGCGACTGTTGGAGCGCTAGTTTTGTCTCGCGTGCGTTATATAGTTGTTTGTTTAGCATGCGACTTATCTAGCGtgtttgttggagatgctcttacatgGGTGTGAACTCAACAGACTGAAAATTAAAGAAATATattatgtataatttttttaacATAGTACAGACGCAAACGCTCATATATACGTGCATAAATTCACCTTTATGAATGCACACACGCAGATCTTATCCCTGTGAGCACCTTCGAAGACTGAACCGACAAATCATCATGAGATTTTAAAAATTCGTCACACGTGTCTTGTAATTGACGAAAACGTCGCCTTTCACTGAACGCgcaaaattttaaaataaattcAGCAATAAATGCAAGCAACAAAATTTAAACTCTGATGAACTGAATATATCGGTTTGCTCGTGTACACCTTTCAATACTCCAATTGTACGCTTGGCTCTTCGATATAGAAAGGGCTGCTCCTGTGGCCCTGCATATTTCAAAAAACGGAGTCGATTTTGATCAGCGTTGGTTTTCAATCAAACGGTCAGTTTCTTTCTTCAACCTCTAGCCACTACCACTCCCTAAGTTTTCATTCTTTCTGGTGGCCAACAGGCATCCAAATAAGGTCATATGTCTAATCCTCTTCATGGTATACCCCCGTTCATCCTAACCCCTAGCCTCTAATACCTGTCTTCGGTTGATGAGCACAGATCACAAAAAAACAACTTGCAGCTGTAAAATCGGCGATGGCTTTAAAAAAACTCAATCGTAGGCGTCTCGTCGTCTATGAGAAAACGTTTTTTCTCACTGAATATGCATCGTccaaaatcctgaaataaattcagGAATAATGCGAGCATCGGAATTTAAACTCTGGTGGGCTGAGGATACCACCGTCCCACCGGGATTTAAACGTTTCTTGCTAGAATTGTAATTTGTTACTGAACATTTAGAGGTTTGGCCATTTACggtgtctgctagagttgctcttgctAACAAAATTTGAATATGTAAAATAAACGTGCAACAAGGAGCTTCCAGTGTAAGTAGACGGGGTACAGATATCGAGAAAACAGAACAACTTTACGTAGTAGAATGTAGCATAGGTAGAAGACGTAAAAATCTCTTGGTCTAAACAGTTAAGCTACGTTCGCATGACCCACGTAAATGTCGCAGAATCAGTCTAAAAATAGTGCCCCCTTGACTCCTTATATTGGACTGTGCTCTGTCCATTTTGAATCTGCATGGATATGGATATATCCGATCCATTAGTGGCGCCAACGAATTCGGGATAGGCGGTAAAAATAGCCGGTGTGGCTGTTACGTGGCCTTAAATAGAGCAACGCATCGATAAGGCACCCCTTTTTTTTTACCCCTTCCCCGCTTTTCTTACTGCTCGCCACTACAACCCGTAGAGTAATTTAACTTAGGCTGATACAAGGGTCCACAATTTACTGCACATTAGTCTTCCATTTCGGCAAAGGTAACTCGCACGATTCATTCTCCACGTCTTCCTTTTGTTGAGATTTCTTTGCGGGGTTTGTATAAGAGGTTTCTGCTGCAGGCTAGACGATGGCAGTAATTTTTGTTACTAACATTTCGTAGTCATACAATGTTGGCTGTTTCATCGGTTCTTGGTTCTGATCAAACTTTTATTGGAATGGCGGTAGAGGTTGATTGAACCAGGCTGGTCAAAGATCGCCGTCGTTGTCGCTCGGTCGGCGGGTGGGGGGCGGCATGGAGGAGCAGCTgcagaggccggcggcggcgaagaAGGTGCCGGCGCCGGAGAAGAAGGCCCACCACCACACCCACGCCGGCGCGGGCAAGtgcggcggggaggcgccggcggtgATGGTGACCACGCCCAAGGCGTCGTCGAAGCACGCGCATATTCTGGCGAGCCCACGGGCGTGCCTCTGCTCGCCGACGACGCACGTCGGGTCGTTCCGGTGCAGGCTCCACCGTGGCGGCGCCGGCACCGGCCTCCACGAGATGGGCAAGAAGCCCAGCCCCGGCGCGTGACGCGCGCGCCCACCCGTCCGCACGCACGCTCTTACTTCTGTTTTGTTTGTTTGGTTGGTTGGATGGATGGGTGGTGTGCAGTGCAGGGACAGGGGAGGGTTTTTTTTTTCCCCTTCTTCTTTTTGGATCCTGCGTTTGCGTCGACGGGGAAATTTCCAGCTTGTTTTCTGCCGTCGACGATTATGGATGCTGATCGATTCTGTGCCTAGCGGAGACCGGCCATCTGTATGTGTATATATAAGAAAGTGTACATAACTGCCGTACAGAAACGCGCAATTGCACAGTTCTAGATCAAAAGTTTCAGCATTCGCCCAAAAAAAAAGAGTTTCAGAATATTTTTATACGCCTGGGAAGAAAAAAGATGCATTGTTGACAGTGGGATTTGAACCCACGCCCTTTCGGACCAGAGCCTTAATCTGGCGCCTTAGACCAACTCGGCCATATCAACTTGTTGGGAAAATTATTCCTGCAGGTTCACAAATTTATTCTGCAATCATCCTTCTTAGCTAATATTACCCCATTTTAAAACATTTTCTGAACCAGCCTCTCAGTTTCATTCTAATTTGGAATCCCCT harbors:
- the LOC123412826 gene encoding uncharacterized protein LOC123412826, which codes for MEEQLQRPAAAKKVPAPEKKAHHHTHAGAGKCGGEAPAVMVTTPKASSKHAHILASPRACLCSPTTHVGSFRCRLHRGGAGTGLHEMGKKPSPGA